A stretch of DNA from Streptomyces sp. NBC_01197:
CGCGGTGCGCGGCGAGCGCATCGTGCACGCGGGCACGGCCGAGGAGTGCCGGGCCGCACTGGACGGCCGTGTGGACGAGCGGCTGGACCTGGGCGGACGCCAACTGTTGCCCGGTTTCGTCGACGCGCACTGCCACCCGGTGATGTACGGACAGAACCTCGCCTGGGCCGACGTACGGCCCGAGACCGTCGCGGACATCGACGGGCTGGTCGCCGCGCTCCGCCGCCACGCGGAAGGGCTCCGGCCGGACGCCGCCCTGCGCGGCTTCGGCTACGAGCACCGCAGGCTGGCCGAGGGCCGCCACCCCACCTGCCATGACCTCGACCGGGTCGCCACCGACCGCGAGGTCTACGTGATGAACGCGTCCGGCCACGGTGGTGTCGTGAACACCTACACCCTGCGCAAGTACGGCATCACCGCAGGCACCCCCGACCCGCTCGGCGGCCGCATCGGCCGTACGCCCTCCGGCGAGCCCAACGGCGAACTGTGGGACGGCGCCTGCGATCTGCTGACCGGCCCCGACGGCGTGAAGATCACCAACCACGGCCCGAACTTCCACCTCGACGACCCGGCCGACGTCATGCGCGGCCATCTGCTCCGCGCCCAGCAGACCTTCCTCGCCGCCGGGGTCACCACCATCGGCGACGCCCAGGCCTCCCGCCGCGAGCTCTCCACCTATCTGCGCGCCCGCGACGCGGGCGACCTGCGGATGCGCACCTCCGTCTATCTGACGTCGGCGCTGCTCGACACCGCCCTCGACCTCGGTCTCGGCAGCGAGCTCGGCGACGACCAGCTGCGGATCCAGGGCGTCAAGCTCTACGCGGACGGAACGCTGGGCGGCTGGACCGCGTACTTCCCCGAGGGCTATGCGGCCGACTGCTGCAACCACGGGCAGCTCTACCACGACCCCGCCGAGTACGCGGACCTGGTGCTGCGCGCCCACCGGGCCGGCTTCCAGACTGCGACCCACGCGCAGTCCCCGTACGCGATCGGCATGGTCCTGGACGCCGTCGAGAAGGCGCTCGCCGACACGCCCCGCGCGGACGCCCGGCACCGCGTCGAGCACTGCGGGCTGCCCACCGACGCCGAGATCGCCCGAATGCGGGAGCTGGGTGTGCACGGCGTGCTCCAGCCGCAGCACCACCTCCGTACCGGCGACGGCACGCTCACCGCGATCGGCGAGATGGGCCACCGCTACAACCCGGCGGGCCTGCTCCAGTCGGCGGGCACGGAGTTCGCGTTCAGCTCGGATGCGCCCGTCGCGCCGCCCCGGCCGTTCGAGGCGGTCGCCGCCGCCGCGAGCCGGGAGACCGTGCTCGGTACCCGGCTCGGCACGCCGGAGATGCGGCTCGCCGTCGCGGACGGCATCCGCGCGCACACGCTCGGCGGAGCGCGGGCGCTGCACCGCGAGAACGAGGTGGGCAGCCTGCGCGCCGGAGCGTTCGCCGACTTCGTCATCACGGCCGCCGACCCGTACGCGACCGACGACCTTGCCCAGCTCGCCACGGCCGGCGTCGACGAGACCTGGATCGGCGCCCGCCTGGTCTGGTCCGCCACGGCCTGACCGGCCTGGGTCCCTGCGTCGCACCTCTCCACGTCCGTACGTCCGCCGATCCGGCGCCCCACTGAACCCAGGCTGTTCACCGATTACGGCACACCCCGCCCGCCCTCACCGGCGACCGCCACCGTGAAGGAGCACCACCGATGAGCACCACCGCACATCCGGACCGGCCAGGGGCCGACGCGGCCGAACGCACAGGCGGCGGCCCCGCGTCGGGCGCGGTCGAACAGCACGGCTACGACTTCATCCCCGAGTCCGAGCGCTATATGACCCCGCGCCAACTGGGCTTCTTCTGGGCCGGGATCAACTCCTACCAGTTCTTCTTCGTGCTCGGCGCGGGTGCCATCGCCCTCGGCCTCTCCCTCGTCCAGGCCCTGGTCGCGGTGGTGGTCGGCAACGCGCTGTTCGGCCTGGTCGCGTACAGCTCGATCGCAGGACCGCGCGCCGGACTGCCCGCGCTCACGCTGAGCCGGGCGCCCTTCGGCGTGTTCGGCAACCGCGTCAACGCGCTGTTCACCTGGGCCATGTCGCTGGGCTTCAAGACGGTCAACGGCCTCCTCGGGGTCTTCGCCGTGCTCGCCCTCTTCGGCCGGCTCGGCTGGCACCACTCCGGCGCGCCCGGCAAGGTCCTGGCGACCCTGCTCGTGCTGGGTGCGGCCATCGTCATCGCGGTCACTGGCCACCGGCTGCTGGTGAAGGTCCAGCCGTACTTCGCGGTGGCGGTGGCCGTGGTCTTCGCGCTGCTGCTCTGCTTCACCATCGGCGGGGTGGACTGGAACTGGCAGCCGCCGCATCCGGCTTCGGGCGGCCACTGGCTCGCGCTGATCGTCTCCGCCGCCGCGCTGATCGCGTCCGGTTCGCTGTCGTACCTGGTGGTCTCGCCGGACTACGCCCGCTACCTCCCATCGGACACCCCGGTCCGCAAGGTCTTCCCGCGGGTACTGGGCGGCGGCGCGGGAATGGCCGTCTACCTGGGCATCGCGGGCGTCCTGATCGCGACCCGTACGGATCTCACCGACCCGGTGGCGGGCGTCCGGCCACTGGTGCCCAGCTGGCTGTACGTCCTCTACATCGCCGCCTGCTTCCTGGGCTCGATCTCCAACAACGCCTCGGTGTTCTACTCGTCGGGGCTGGCCATCCAGGCCGTCGGCATCCCGCTCAAGCGCTGGCTCGCCACCGCCCTGGACGCCACCCTGGCGCTGGCCGCGGTGCTGCTGATCCTCTTCGTGTACGACTTCGAGACCGCGCTGAACGAGTTCCTCTCCCTGGTCAACGTCTGGGCGGGCCCGTTCGCCGCCGTCTGGATCGTGGACGGCATCCTGCGCCGCTGGCACTACGACCAGCACGACATCCACACCAGCGACCGGAGCAGCCGCTACTGGGGTATCGGCGGTATCAACGTCCAGGGTCTGATCGCGCTCGCCTGCGGCATGGCCACCGGCCTGCTCACCATCAACTCGCCCCTCCTGCCCAGCTGGCTGAGCGGCCGGCTGGGCGGCGCCGACCTCTCCTGGTTCCTGCCGATCGTGGTCTCGGGGGCGGCCTATCTGCTGCTGGCGGGGCGGCGGGTGCGCGGGGAGCGGGAGAGGGACGGGCTGGTGAGCCGCCCGTAACGGGAGAGCTGCTCGAAGGCGCACCTTCGGGGGCTTGTGGGCCCCGGCAACGCATCGGCGACAAAGTATTTCGGTATCCGATGTAATCTTCTTCTGTGGGACGAACCCCGGCGACGGCTCCTGCCGTCGTGTTCGCGGGGACGCGGCCCGGCACCCGGCGTGCGAGTGGAGGAGACGTGAGCAGGCGCATGGCCCTTACCGGTGGACGGCACCCTTCGTGGATGGGCGTCCTCCTGCGGGAGCGTGCCCGGCCGGAGCGGATCCGGCTGCGGCCGGGCGCCTGGTGGCTCGCGGTGGGCACGGTGTGCTTCGGGGCCTTCATGGGGCAGCTGGACGCGAGCATCGTGACGCTGACGTACGGCAGTGTGCGCACGGAGTTCCACGCGTCGCTGGCGGCCGTCGAGTGGGTGTCCCTCGCCTACCTGCTCACGCTGGTGGCCCTGCTGGTGCCGATCGGCCGGCTGTCGGACGCGCACGGGCGCAAGCTGTTCTACCTCTACGGTTTCGTGGTCTTCACCGCGGCCTCGGCCGCCTGCGGTCTCGCCCCCTCGCTGGCGACACTGGTGGCCTTCCGGGTGGTGCAGGCGGCGGGCGCCGCGATGATGCAGGCCAACAGCGTCGCGCTGGTGGCCACCAGCGCGCCGCGGGAACGGATGCGGACCGCGCTGGGCGTGCAGGCCGCCGCCCAGGCCCTCGGCCTCACGCTGGGGCCGACGGTCGGGGGCGCGCTGGTGGCGACGCTCGGCTGGCGCTGGGTCTTCGGCATCAATGTGCCGATCGGGCTGTTCGCGCTGGTCGCGGGTCACTATCTGCTGCCGAGGACGCGCAGCCGACTGCGGTCGGAGGGCTTCGACCGGGCAGGCCTGGCGCTGCTCGTCGTGGCGACGACCAGCGGGCTGCTCGGGGTCTCGGCCGCGTCCGGACTGCCGGTACCCGGCTGGGGTGTCGCCGCGCTGTTCGTGCTGGCCGCAGGGGCCGGCTGGGCGTTCGCGGTGCGCCAGCGGGTGGCCGCCGTGCCGCTGCTCGACCTGGCGCTGCTGCGGGTGCGGGCGGTGTCGTCCGGGCTGATCGGGGCGCTCTGCGGCTACCTGGTGCTCTTCGGCCCCCTGGTGCTGGTCCCGGTCGTGCTGACGGGCAGCGGCTCGTCGGAGCTGACGGCGGGGCTGGTGCTGACCGCGCTCCCGGTCGGCTTCGCGGTCGCCGCCACGGCAGCGGACAGGGCCCTGCCCGCGGCGCTGGGCGACCGGGGCCGCTGTGTACTGGGCGCGCTGATCTGTGTGGCGGCGCTGGTGGCGGTGGTCCTGGCACCGCTGACTCCCGGACCGCTGACGCTGCTTCTCGCGGTGCTCGGGCTGGGGCTGGGCATCTTCACCCCGGCCAATAACACGCTGATCATGGGGGCGATCCCGGCGCGTTCGTCGGGCACCGGCGGCGGACTGGTCAACATGGCCCGTGGCCTGGGTACGGCCCTGGGCGTCGCGCTGGTGGCCCTGGCCCTGCATCTCGCCCCGGCGCACGGAGTGCCGGACGGCCCGCGCTGGGCCGTACTGGTCCTGCTCATGGCGGCGCTGGTGGCGGTGTACGCGGCGGGTTCGGGGCCCCGGGCGGGGGCTCGGTCGCGTACGTGATCAGTCGCGTACGTAAGCGGGGACTCGGCCGGGGCAGGGCTGGGTACGGCTGGTGGTGTGCGCGTCACTGGTGCGTGCGTCACCGGTCCGTCGGGTCACGGTCGGGAGGTGGAGCGCCCTGTGAGCTGTCGGAGCCATCGCCCGCGGACTCGGCAGCTGAACCGGAGCCGGTGTCGCTCTCATGGCCGGCTTCGCTCGCGGAGCCCGAGCCCGAGCCCGAGCCCGAGCCCGAGCCCGAGCCGGAGCCGGAGCCGGTGCCGGTGCCGGTGCCGGTGCCCGAGCCTGAGTCCGAGCCGCTGCCCCTTCCGGAAGTGGTGTCAGCACCGAGGCCGGTGTCGGCACCGTCGCGACGGCGGGTGACGATGAGGTACACCAGCGCCCCGGTGAACAGCGCGGCCGAGACCCAGTCGTTCAGCCGCAGGCCCAGAAAGTGGTTGGCGTGGTCGATCCGCAGGGCTTCGATCCAGGCCCGCCCGGCGGTGTACGCCAGCACATAGCAGGCGAACAGCCGTCCCCTGCGCGGCCGGTGGCGCCGGTCGAGCCAGAGGAGCAGGGCCATCACGCCGAGATCCCACAGCGACTCGTAGAGAAACGTCGGGTGGTAGAAGGCGACGGTCGGGCTGTCCGCCGGCCGGTGCGCGGGATCGATCAGCAGGGCCCAGGGCAGATGAGTGGGACCGCCGAACAGCTCCTGGTTGAAGTAGTTCCCCCACCGCCCGATCGCCTGAGCCAGCACCAGGCCGGGAGCGGCGGCATCCGCGAAGTCCGCCAGCCTGATGCCCCGGCGCCTGCACCCCAGCCACGCGCCCACCGCGCCGAGGGCGACGGCACCGGGGATGCCGAGCCCGCCGTCCCAGATGTACAGGGCGCGGATGGGCTGCTTGCCGGCGGCGAAGTACAGCTCGGGGTCGGTGATGACGTGGTAGAGCCGCCCGCCCAGCACACCGAACGGCACGGCCCACAGTGCGATGTCGGCGATGTGGTCGCGGTTGCCGCCACGGGCCGCCCAGCGGCGGCCGGTCAGCCACACCCCGGCGAAGATCCCCGCGATGATGCACAGCGCGTACGCCCGGATCGGGAAGGGCCCGAGATGCCAGACACCCTGGGAAGGGCTGGGAATGTACGCCAGGTTCATCGGCGGGACCGCTCTCGACGTGAGGTTGCCGACCGGGGCCGGGGGAACCCGAGCGAGATTACCTCGGAGACCGAAACTTCCGCCTGTGGCCCCTGCGGTCGGGGGCCGTGACCCCCTGCGAGCGCGGGCTGTGCAGCTGCGGCGCCTGCCTCCGCAGCGGGTGTCCGCGTGGCCGTTGTTGCTGCCGCTGCTGCCGCTGTGGCCCCGAGCCTGTGACCCCGGTGCTGGGGGTCAGTAAAGTTCGCGTATGCCGCCCCAGCCCCGATCCGGGACCCGTAAGCCGTCGGACGACCACACGTCCGACGCGCGACTGCTCACCGAGGCCGTCACGCGCCTGCGCCGTTCGCTGCGGGCGTCGATCCGCACCGACTACCCGTGGGAGACCCTGCCCATGGCCCAGGTGGAACTGCTCCAGGTCCTCGCGGAACACTCCCCGGCCCGCATCAGCGACCTGGCCACCCGCCAGCATCTGGCGGCCAGCACGGTATCGGGCCTGATCGGGCAGATGATCACGGCCGGTCTGGTGACCCGCGATGTCGACTCGGCCGACCGACGGGCCTCCGTCGTCGTCCTCACCGACGCGGGCCGCGCCCAGCTCACCGCCTGGGCTCAGGCGCACGAACGCCGCCTGGGCGCCGCGCTCGCGGCCCTGGGCGACGCGGACCGCGACACGGTCCGGGCGGCCCTGCCGGCCCTGCTCCGGATCGCGGAACACCTGGACGACTCCGGGGAGTGACCGTGGCAGCCCCGCCCGGCAGGCTCATTTTGCTGCTCAGTTGGAGTTCGCGCCGTTGATGCGACGGCCGTCGAGGTAGGTCGTGACGCGGTAGGCGTAGCCGCCAGGGGTGAGGTAGAGGGCGTGATTGGTCGCCCCGCGAGGGTCCCCAGGGGGCACGTCCACCCAGCCGATGAGGACGGACCGGGGGGTCGGCACCCTGACCTCGGCGAGCTCCGCTATCACCTTGGGGTCGAGCGGCACGGTGTGCAGCTCAAGCGGCCCGCCGCTCGCCCACAGTTCGCCGGACTCCGTCTGGGTACGCGTTGACGTTGCAGTGCTCATGACTTCTCCTGCCGATCGGTTGGATTCCCGGGGCTCGGGCTCGGGGCACGATCCGGCGCCGGAAGCTCCAGGCTTGTGAGGGCTCTTATGAGGGCTCGTCCCGTACATGACCGATCGTCACCGGCTGATGACGGCCGAATCCATGCTGTGACTTTAGGTGTACTCAACGTGATCGTGGTGTCACGAAGGCTCGAATGGCTCATTCCCCGTGCTGAAGTGGCGCTTCACGACGGCTCCTTCGGGTGGCCTTCCGGCACCGTGTGTGCCGATGGGTTCCACCCTGCCGGAGGCATCCTGAAGCTGACCTGAAGCATCCTGAAGGCGCCTTCAGGTTCGGCCCGTTGAGCGCGGGTGCCGTTGCCGACCGCGGTGGGCGAGGGAAGGCTCGCTCTCCGGACTCCGACGCCGTCACGACAGCCGGACGGCGTCGGACCCTCCCCGTGACCTGGGGAGGTTTCGGGCGCTTATGTGCTCGCTACAGGGCTCTCGCTACGGTGCCATCACCAGCGACCCGGACCAGCGAAAAGGCCCTCCCGGTGGGAGGGCCCGGCCGCTGTGCGGCGAGAGTGCCCCCGGCAGGACTCGAACCTGCGGCCAAGCGCTTAGAAGGCGCCTGCTCTATCCACTGAGCTACGGGGGCCGGATCGTGGCCTCGGCGGCCTGGAGCCCCGGTTGTACGGGTGCGCGACCTTGCCAGGGACCAGGATAGGGCTCCATTCACCTGCTCCCCGTTGCTTCACCTCCGTGGCACGATGTGGAGGTTCAGTGAAGCGAACTGATAATCGCAGGCGGGTGCGGATCTCGCACCGCTTTTGGCTCCTCGGGTCCCGGGTGTTGTGCAGTCGTTATGCCTGCGTCCCACTCGTCCCGAGTGGTCCGGGTGTCCGAACGGCCCTGATCGCCCACTATTGGCCCGCACAAGGGCCTATACGCTTCAAAAAGCCAATGAAATTGGGCATTCTTCGCATGTGGTGACCTTGGATGTACGGCCTCAGCTGATTGACGCACTCTCCGCCCTGCGTGACCGAGTCGCCGCCGTGCGCCTTCCGCTCCCGTTGCCAGGCGCACCGCGCGCCCGCCGGACGCGGACCGAGCTGCTCGCGCAGCTCGACGACTACCTGGTGCCCCGGCTCAGAGCTCCGGAAGCACCCCTGCTCGCCGTGATCGGCGGGTCGACCGGCGCGGGGAAGTCCACGCTCGTCAACTCGCTGGTCGGCCGCCGGGTCAGCGAGGCCGGAGTGCTGCGGCCCACCACCCGGACGCCGGTCCTGGTCTGCCATCCCGACGACCACCACTGGTTCGCCGGGCTGCGCGTGCTGCCGCGCCTCACCCGCGTATGGCTTCCGCAGCAGGACGACACCGGCGACGACGGCACCCCGGAGCCGCACGGGGCCACCAGCGGTGCGCTGCGGGTCGAAGTGGCGGCGAACCTGCCGCGCGGGCTCGCACTGCTCGACGCACCCGACATCGACTCGCTCGTCGCGGGCAACCGGGCACTGGCCGCCGAGTTGATCTGCGCCGCCGACGTGTGGGTCATGGTGACCACCGCGTCCCGGTACGCCGACGCGGTGCCCTGGCATCTGCTGCGTACCGCGAAGGAGTACGACGCGACGCTCGTCACCGTGCTCGACCGGGTGCCCCACCAGGTCGTCGGCGAGGTGTCGCGGCAGTACGGCGCGCTGCTCACCCGGGCCGGGCTCGGGGACGCGCCGCGCTTCACGATCCCCGAACTGCCCGAGTCCGCCGGCGGCGGCAGCGGACTGCTGCCCACCACCGCCGTGGCACCGCTGCGCGCATGGCTGACCCAGCACGTGCAGGACCCCGCGACCAGACAGCAGTCGGTCGACCGTACGGCGCGCGGGGTCATCGATTCGCTCGGTGCGCGGATGCCCGAACTGGCCGCTGCCGTCGCCATGCAGTACTCCGCCGCGGTACGGCTCACCGGCACCGTCGTGGAGGCGTACGGGAGCGAGGGCAAGCGTGTACGGGCGCGTCTCAGGGCGGGCGCGGTGCTGGCCGGGGACGCCAGGACCCGTTGGCGCGGCTATCCGCTGGACAGCTCGTCGGGCGAACTGCTCGACGCGCTGTCGGACAGCCTCGCCGTGCTGCTCCAGTGCGCGGTGGCCGCCGCCGACGAACGGGTCCGCGAGAGCTGGGGGCGCGAGCCCGCGGCGGCCGGTCTTGAGGCGGAGGCGGGGGAGGCGGGCGAGCGGGTCGGCCTCGCCGTGCGGCGCTGGCGCCGTGTCCTGGAGGAGCTGGCCGAGGAAGAGGTGCGGGAGCTGGAGCGCTCGGCCGCGCCGGAACCCGAGGCGGTCGCCGCGCTGCTGGCCGCCGCACTGCTGGGCGGGCGCCGGACGCGCAAGGCGGGGGAGCGGCTGGCCGAACGGATCGGCGCGCAGGGGGCGCTGAGGCTGCGCGACAAGGGCGCCGAGCTGGTCAGCACATATATCGACGACGTGCTCGGCGCGGAGCGCGACCGCCGGCTCGCACCGCTGGACGCCCTCGACGTGGGTCCCGAGTCGCAGGCCGAACTGATCGCCGCGCTGTCCGTACTACAGAAGGAGAAGTGCCTGCGATGACCGAGGCGACCGAGGTGACAGATGTGGTCGGAGCGGCTGGGGCGACCGGAGCGGCTGGGGTGACCGGAGCGGCTGGGGTGACCGGAGTGGCGGAGGCGGGTGCGGGACCCGAGCGGTCGGGGGCCAGGGAGAGCCAGGAGCCGCCGCAGGGGGTGCGGGAGCCGTACGCGGCTCCCGCGCCCGGGGCCTCCGGCGTGGCGCCGGGGACGGCATCGGCGATGGTGTCCAGCGACGCGGACACGGCTTCGAAGACGGCGTCCGGCGCGGTACCCGGCGACTCGGACACGGGCTCCGTCACGGCTTCCGGCATGTCCTCGGGGGCAACCCTGAATACACCGGCCGCCGTCTCGTCCGGTCCGCTCGGCCCGTCGGGACCGCCCGGTCCGTCCCGTCCGTCGGATCCATCCGGTCCGTCCGGTCCATTCGTTACGTCCGGGGCCTCCGAGCGGTCAGGGCCGGCGGAGATGTCTGGAGTGTCAGGGATGTCGGGAGTATCAGGGATGTCAGGGCTCTCCGGCCAGGCCAAAATGCCCGAGCAGGCCGGCCACCGCTGGGACGACGGGTTCATCGCCCGGCGCGCCGCCGACCGCGGCGACAGCGCACCGGGCACCGCACGCGACTTCAGCCTCGGCCCCCTGCCCGAGTCGTACGAGGACTTCCCGCGCTCCGTCTCGTACGGCGCCGAACTGCGCGCCAGGCTGGACGCGCTGCGGGAACTGGTCGGTCTCTCCCGTACGCGTCTCGACGGCCCGACGCTGGCCGAGGCCGGGCGGGTGCTGGACGAGGCGTCGGCCCGGCAGCGGCTCTCCTCGCAGCACACCGTGGTCGCCATCGCGGGCGCGACCGGCAGCGGCAAGTCGACCCTCTTCAACGCCCTTGCCGGGGTGGCGATCTCCGAGACCGGGGTGCGCAGGCCCACCACCTCGGCGCCCCTCGCCTGCAGTTGGACGGACGGCGCCGCCGGGCTGCTCGACCGGCTCGCCATCCCGGGGCGATTGCGCCGCAGGCCCT
This window harbors:
- the lgt gene encoding prolipoprotein diacylglyceryl transferase, which encodes MNLAYIPSPSQGVWHLGPFPIRAYALCIIAGIFAGVWLTGRRWAARGGNRDHIADIALWAVPFGVLGGRLYHVITDPELYFAAGKQPIRALYIWDGGLGIPGAVALGAVGAWLGCRRRGIRLADFADAAAPGLVLAQAIGRWGNYFNQELFGGPTHLPWALLIDPAHRPADSPTVAFYHPTFLYESLWDLGVMALLLWLDRRHRPRRGRLFACYVLAYTAGRAWIEALRIDHANHFLGLRLNDWVSAALFTGALVYLIVTRRRDGADTGLGADTTSGRGSGSDSGSGTGTGTGTGSGSGSGSGSGSGSGSGSASEAGHESDTGSGSAAESAGDGSDSSQGAPPPDRDPTDR
- a CDS encoding MarR family winged helix-turn-helix transcriptional regulator; translation: MPPQPRSGTRKPSDDHTSDARLLTEAVTRLRRSLRASIRTDYPWETLPMAQVELLQVLAEHSPARISDLATRQHLAASTVSGLIGQMITAGLVTRDVDSADRRASVVVLTDAGRAQLTAWAQAHERRLGAALAALGDADRDTVRAALPALLRIAEHLDDSGE
- a CDS encoding dynamin family protein, which gives rise to MDVRPQLIDALSALRDRVAAVRLPLPLPGAPRARRTRTELLAQLDDYLVPRLRAPEAPLLAVIGGSTGAGKSTLVNSLVGRRVSEAGVLRPTTRTPVLVCHPDDHHWFAGLRVLPRLTRVWLPQQDDTGDDGTPEPHGATSGALRVEVAANLPRGLALLDAPDIDSLVAGNRALAAELICAADVWVMVTTASRYADAVPWHLLRTAKEYDATLVTVLDRVPHQVVGEVSRQYGALLTRAGLGDAPRFTIPELPESAGGGSGLLPTTAVAPLRAWLTQHVQDPATRQQSVDRTARGVIDSLGARMPELAAAVAMQYSAAVRLTGTVVEAYGSEGKRVRARLRAGAVLAGDARTRWRGYPLDSSSGELLDALSDSLAVLLQCAVAAADERVRESWGREPAAAGLEAEAGEAGERVGLAVRRWRRVLEELAEEEVRELERSAAPEPEAVAALLAAALLGGRRTRKAGERLAERIGAQGALRLRDKGAELVSTYIDDVLGAERDRRLAPLDALDVGPESQAELIAALSVLQKEKCLR
- a CDS encoding MFS transporter, with the translated sequence MGVLLRERARPERIRLRPGAWWLAVGTVCFGAFMGQLDASIVTLTYGSVRTEFHASLAAVEWVSLAYLLTLVALLVPIGRLSDAHGRKLFYLYGFVVFTAASAACGLAPSLATLVAFRVVQAAGAAMMQANSVALVATSAPRERMRTALGVQAAAQALGLTLGPTVGGALVATLGWRWVFGINVPIGLFALVAGHYLLPRTRSRLRSEGFDRAGLALLVVATTSGLLGVSAASGLPVPGWGVAALFVLAAGAGWAFAVRQRVAAVPLLDLALLRVRAVSSGLIGALCGYLVLFGPLVLVPVVLTGSGSSELTAGLVLTALPVGFAVAATAADRALPAALGDRGRCVLGALICVAALVAVVLAPLTPGPLTLLLAVLGLGLGIFTPANNTLIMGAIPARSSGTGGGLVNMARGLGTALGVALVALALHLAPAHGVPDGPRWAVLVLLMAALVAVYAAGSGPRAGARSRT
- a CDS encoding purine-cytosine permease family protein; translated protein: MSTTAHPDRPGADAAERTGGGPASGAVEQHGYDFIPESERYMTPRQLGFFWAGINSYQFFFVLGAGAIALGLSLVQALVAVVVGNALFGLVAYSSIAGPRAGLPALTLSRAPFGVFGNRVNALFTWAMSLGFKTVNGLLGVFAVLALFGRLGWHHSGAPGKVLATLLVLGAAIVIAVTGHRLLVKVQPYFAVAVAVVFALLLCFTIGGVDWNWQPPHPASGGHWLALIVSAAALIASGSLSYLVVSPDYARYLPSDTPVRKVFPRVLGGGAGMAVYLGIAGVLIATRTDLTDPVAGVRPLVPSWLYVLYIAACFLGSISNNASVFYSSGLAIQAVGIPLKRWLATALDATLALAAVLLILFVYDFETALNEFLSLVNVWAGPFAAVWIVDGILRRWHYDQHDIHTSDRSSRYWGIGGINVQGLIALACGMATGLLTINSPLLPSWLSGRLGGADLSWFLPIVVSGAAYLLLAGRRVRGERERDGLVSRP
- a CDS encoding amidohydrolase; amino-acid sequence: MATTPAAHPDRTLLITGGTVHTLTPAGRAEALAVRGERIVHAGTAEECRAALDGRVDERLDLGGRQLLPGFVDAHCHPVMYGQNLAWADVRPETVADIDGLVAALRRHAEGLRPDAALRGFGYEHRRLAEGRHPTCHDLDRVATDREVYVMNASGHGGVVNTYTLRKYGITAGTPDPLGGRIGRTPSGEPNGELWDGACDLLTGPDGVKITNHGPNFHLDDPADVMRGHLLRAQQTFLAAGVTTIGDAQASRRELSTYLRARDAGDLRMRTSVYLTSALLDTALDLGLGSELGDDQLRIQGVKLYADGTLGGWTAYFPEGYAADCCNHGQLYHDPAEYADLVLRAHRAGFQTATHAQSPYAIGMVLDAVEKALADTPRADARHRVEHCGLPTDAEIARMRELGVHGVLQPQHHLRTGDGTLTAIGEMGHRYNPAGLLQSAGTEFAFSSDAPVAPPRPFEAVAAAASRETVLGTRLGTPEMRLAVADGIRAHTLGGARALHRENEVGSLRAGAFADFVITAADPYATDDLAQLATAGVDETWIGARLVWSATA